A portion of the Carya illinoinensis cultivar Pawnee chromosome 11, C.illinoinensisPawnee_v1, whole genome shotgun sequence genome contains these proteins:
- the LOC122282776 gene encoding formyltetrahydrofolate deformylase 1, mitochondrial isoform X1, producing the protein MNLIRRVSATLPHPIGFAFRSFRFPGDSLVSSSSSTLTHGVHVFQCPDAVGIVAKLSDCIASRGGNILGADVFVPENKNVFYSRSEFIFDPVKWPREQMDEDFVRLSKMFNAMRSVIRVPDRDSRYNIAVLASKQDHCLVDLLHGWQDGRLPVDITCVISNHERGANTHVIRFLERHGIPYHHIHTTMQNKREGEILELVQNTQFLVLARYMQILSGDFLKSYGKDIINIHHGLLPSFKGGNPSKQAFDSGVKLIGATSHFVTEELDAGPIIEQMVERVSHRDNMQSFVQKSENLEKQCLAKAMKSYCELRVLPYEQNRTVVF; encoded by the exons ATGAATCTAATCAGAAGAGTTTCCGCAACCCTCCCCCATCCTATTGGATTTGCCTTCAGATCCTTTAGATTCCCGGGTGACTCCCTCGTTTCCTCGTCCTCTTCCACTCTCACCCATGGAGTTCACGTTTTCCAGTGTCCT GATGCCGTCGGGATTGTTGCGAAGCTATCGGATTGCATAGCTAGTAGAGGTGGGAATATACTGGGCGCGGACGTTTTCGTACCTGAAAACAAGAACGTGTTCTATTCCAGAAG tgaatttatttttgatccCGTTAAATGGCCTCGGGAGCAAATGGATGAGGACTTTGTTAGGCTGTCAAAAATGTTTAATGCCATGAGATCTGTCATCCGGGTGCCGGATCGCGACTCTAGATATAATATTGCTGTCCTTGCTTCAAAGCAG GATCATTGCCTGGTTGATTTGCTACACGGATGGCAGGATGGAAGACTTCCTGTTGATATAACTTGTGTAATAAG TAATCATGAAAGAGGTGCGAACACCCATGTGATTCGTTTTCTCGAAAGGCATGGCATTCCTTATCATCATATACATACAACGATGCAGAACAAAAGAGAAGGGGAGATCTTGGAATTGGTTCAGAATACTCAATTTTTAGTACTTGCTAGGTACATGCAG ATACTTTCTGGCGATTTCTTGAAGAGTTACGGAAAGGATATAATAAACATTCACCATGGCCTTTTGCCATCATTCAAGGGTGGGAACCCATCTAAACAG GCTTTTGACTCTGGAGTGAAATTGATTGGTGCAACAAGTCACTTTGTGACTGAAGAACTCGATGCAGGGCCTATTATTGAACAGATG GTTGAGAGAGTTTCCCACAGAGATAACATGCAGAGTTTTGTGCAGAAATCAGAGAACCTCGAGAAACAATGCCTTGCAAAGGCTATGAAATCATATTGTGAGCTGCGAGTGCTACCTTACGAGCAAAACAGGACTGTCGTGTTTTGA
- the LOC122282776 gene encoding formyltetrahydrofolate deformylase 1, mitochondrial isoform X2 gives MNLIRRVSATLPHPIGFAFRSFRFPGDSLVSSSSSTLTHGVHVFQCPDAVGIVAKLSDCIASRGGNILGADVFVPENKNVFYSRSEFIFDPVKWPREQMDEDFVRLSKMFNAMRSVIRVPDRDSRYNIAVLASKQDHCLVDLLHGWQDGRLPVDITCVISNHERGANTHVIRFLERHGIPYHHIHTTMQNKREGEILELVQNTQFLVLARYMQILSGDFLKSYGKDIINIHHGLLPSFKGGNPSKQAFDSGVKLIGATSHFVTEELDAGPIIEQMKSENLEKQCLAKAMKSYCELRVLPYEQNRTVVF, from the exons ATGAATCTAATCAGAAGAGTTTCCGCAACCCTCCCCCATCCTATTGGATTTGCCTTCAGATCCTTTAGATTCCCGGGTGACTCCCTCGTTTCCTCGTCCTCTTCCACTCTCACCCATGGAGTTCACGTTTTCCAGTGTCCT GATGCCGTCGGGATTGTTGCGAAGCTATCGGATTGCATAGCTAGTAGAGGTGGGAATATACTGGGCGCGGACGTTTTCGTACCTGAAAACAAGAACGTGTTCTATTCCAGAAG tgaatttatttttgatccCGTTAAATGGCCTCGGGAGCAAATGGATGAGGACTTTGTTAGGCTGTCAAAAATGTTTAATGCCATGAGATCTGTCATCCGGGTGCCGGATCGCGACTCTAGATATAATATTGCTGTCCTTGCTTCAAAGCAG GATCATTGCCTGGTTGATTTGCTACACGGATGGCAGGATGGAAGACTTCCTGTTGATATAACTTGTGTAATAAG TAATCATGAAAGAGGTGCGAACACCCATGTGATTCGTTTTCTCGAAAGGCATGGCATTCCTTATCATCATATACATACAACGATGCAGAACAAAAGAGAAGGGGAGATCTTGGAATTGGTTCAGAATACTCAATTTTTAGTACTTGCTAGGTACATGCAG ATACTTTCTGGCGATTTCTTGAAGAGTTACGGAAAGGATATAATAAACATTCACCATGGCCTTTTGCCATCATTCAAGGGTGGGAACCCATCTAAACAG GCTTTTGACTCTGGAGTGAAATTGATTGGTGCAACAAGTCACTTTGTGACTGAAGAACTCGATGCAGGGCCTATTATTGAACAGATG AAATCAGAGAACCTCGAGAAACAATGCCTTGCAAAGGCTATGAAATCATATTGTGAGCTGCGAGTGCTACCTTACGAGCAAAACAGGACTGTCGTGTTTTGA
- the LOC122282776 gene encoding formyltetrahydrofolate deformylase 1, mitochondrial isoform X5, giving the protein MNLIRRVSATLPHPIGFAFRSFRFPGDSLVSSSSSTLTHGVHVFQCPDAVGIVAKLSDCIASRGGNILGADVFVPENKNVFYSRSFQDHCLVDLLHGWQDGRLPVDITCVISNHERGANTHVIRFLERHGIPYHHIHTTMQNKREGEILELVQNTQFLVLARYMQILSGDFLKSYGKDIINIHHGLLPSFKGGNPSKQAFDSGVKLIGATSHFVTEELDAGPIIEQMVERVSHRDNMQSFVQKSENLEKQCLAKAMKSYCELRVLPYEQNRTVVF; this is encoded by the exons ATGAATCTAATCAGAAGAGTTTCCGCAACCCTCCCCCATCCTATTGGATTTGCCTTCAGATCCTTTAGATTCCCGGGTGACTCCCTCGTTTCCTCGTCCTCTTCCACTCTCACCCATGGAGTTCACGTTTTCCAGTGTCCT GATGCCGTCGGGATTGTTGCGAAGCTATCGGATTGCATAGCTAGTAGAGGTGGGAATATACTGGGCGCGGACGTTTTCGTACCTGAAAACAAGAACGTGTTCTATTCCAGAAG CTTTCAGGATCATTGCCTGGTTGATTTGCTACACGGATGGCAGGATGGAAGACTTCCTGTTGATATAACTTGTGTAATAAG TAATCATGAAAGAGGTGCGAACACCCATGTGATTCGTTTTCTCGAAAGGCATGGCATTCCTTATCATCATATACATACAACGATGCAGAACAAAAGAGAAGGGGAGATCTTGGAATTGGTTCAGAATACTCAATTTTTAGTACTTGCTAGGTACATGCAG ATACTTTCTGGCGATTTCTTGAAGAGTTACGGAAAGGATATAATAAACATTCACCATGGCCTTTTGCCATCATTCAAGGGTGGGAACCCATCTAAACAG GCTTTTGACTCTGGAGTGAAATTGATTGGTGCAACAAGTCACTTTGTGACTGAAGAACTCGATGCAGGGCCTATTATTGAACAGATG GTTGAGAGAGTTTCCCACAGAGATAACATGCAGAGTTTTGTGCAGAAATCAGAGAACCTCGAGAAACAATGCCTTGCAAAGGCTATGAAATCATATTGTGAGCTGCGAGTGCTACCTTACGAGCAAAACAGGACTGTCGTGTTTTGA
- the LOC122282776 gene encoding formyltetrahydrofolate deformylase 1, mitochondrial isoform X3, protein MNLIRRVSATLPHPIGFAFRSFRFPGDSLVSSSSSTLTHGVHVFQCPDAVGIVAKLSDCIASRGGNILGADVFVPENKNVFYSRSEFIFDPVKWPREQMDEDFVRLSKMFNAMRSVIRVPDRDSRYNIAVLASKQDHCLVDLLHGWQDGRLPVDITCVISNHERGANTHVIRFLERHGIPYHHIHTTMQNKREGEILELVQNTQFLVLARYMQILSGDFLKSYGKDIINIHHGLLPSFKGGNPSKQVERVSHRDNMQSFVQKSENLEKQCLAKAMKSYCELRVLPYEQNRTVVF, encoded by the exons ATGAATCTAATCAGAAGAGTTTCCGCAACCCTCCCCCATCCTATTGGATTTGCCTTCAGATCCTTTAGATTCCCGGGTGACTCCCTCGTTTCCTCGTCCTCTTCCACTCTCACCCATGGAGTTCACGTTTTCCAGTGTCCT GATGCCGTCGGGATTGTTGCGAAGCTATCGGATTGCATAGCTAGTAGAGGTGGGAATATACTGGGCGCGGACGTTTTCGTACCTGAAAACAAGAACGTGTTCTATTCCAGAAG tgaatttatttttgatccCGTTAAATGGCCTCGGGAGCAAATGGATGAGGACTTTGTTAGGCTGTCAAAAATGTTTAATGCCATGAGATCTGTCATCCGGGTGCCGGATCGCGACTCTAGATATAATATTGCTGTCCTTGCTTCAAAGCAG GATCATTGCCTGGTTGATTTGCTACACGGATGGCAGGATGGAAGACTTCCTGTTGATATAACTTGTGTAATAAG TAATCATGAAAGAGGTGCGAACACCCATGTGATTCGTTTTCTCGAAAGGCATGGCATTCCTTATCATCATATACATACAACGATGCAGAACAAAAGAGAAGGGGAGATCTTGGAATTGGTTCAGAATACTCAATTTTTAGTACTTGCTAGGTACATGCAG ATACTTTCTGGCGATTTCTTGAAGAGTTACGGAAAGGATATAATAAACATTCACCATGGCCTTTTGCCATCATTCAAGGGTGGGAACCCATCTAAACAG GTTGAGAGAGTTTCCCACAGAGATAACATGCAGAGTTTTGTGCAGAAATCAGAGAACCTCGAGAAACAATGCCTTGCAAAGGCTATGAAATCATATTGTGAGCTGCGAGTGCTACCTTACGAGCAAAACAGGACTGTCGTGTTTTGA
- the LOC122282776 gene encoding formyltetrahydrofolate deformylase 1, mitochondrial isoform X4: MNLIRRVSATLPHPIGFAFRSFRFPGDSLVSSSSSTLTHGVHVFQCPDAVGIVAKLSDCIASRGGNILGADVFVPENKNVFYSRSEFIFDPVKWPREQMDEDFVRLSKMFNAMRSVIRVPDRDSRYNIAVLASKQDHCLVDLLHGWQDGRLPVDITCVISNHERGANTHVIRFLERHGIPYHHIHTTMQNKREGEILELVQNTQFLVLARYMQILSGDFLKSYGKDIINIHHGLLPSFKGGNPSKQAFDSGVKLIGATSHFVTEELDAGPIIEQMVIARLFTAILPPFLTIF; encoded by the exons ATGAATCTAATCAGAAGAGTTTCCGCAACCCTCCCCCATCCTATTGGATTTGCCTTCAGATCCTTTAGATTCCCGGGTGACTCCCTCGTTTCCTCGTCCTCTTCCACTCTCACCCATGGAGTTCACGTTTTCCAGTGTCCT GATGCCGTCGGGATTGTTGCGAAGCTATCGGATTGCATAGCTAGTAGAGGTGGGAATATACTGGGCGCGGACGTTTTCGTACCTGAAAACAAGAACGTGTTCTATTCCAGAAG tgaatttatttttgatccCGTTAAATGGCCTCGGGAGCAAATGGATGAGGACTTTGTTAGGCTGTCAAAAATGTTTAATGCCATGAGATCTGTCATCCGGGTGCCGGATCGCGACTCTAGATATAATATTGCTGTCCTTGCTTCAAAGCAG GATCATTGCCTGGTTGATTTGCTACACGGATGGCAGGATGGAAGACTTCCTGTTGATATAACTTGTGTAATAAG TAATCATGAAAGAGGTGCGAACACCCATGTGATTCGTTTTCTCGAAAGGCATGGCATTCCTTATCATCATATACATACAACGATGCAGAACAAAAGAGAAGGGGAGATCTTGGAATTGGTTCAGAATACTCAATTTTTAGTACTTGCTAGGTACATGCAG ATACTTTCTGGCGATTTCTTGAAGAGTTACGGAAAGGATATAATAAACATTCACCATGGCCTTTTGCCATCATTCAAGGGTGGGAACCCATCTAAACAG GCTTTTGACTCTGGAGTGAAATTGATTGGTGCAACAAGTCACTTTGTGACTGAAGAACTCGATGCAGGGCCTATTATTGAACAGATGGTGATTGCAAGATTGTTTACAGCCATTTTACCTCCATTCTTGACTATCTTCTAA